GCAGGTGGCGAGAATGGTGGACCAGCGTGAAGCTGCCAACGAAGAAGACAGCTCGGAGCCAGCCGCCGAGCCAAAGCCGGAGAAAGAATCTGTGGCTGCGGCCAATCAGCCAAAGCCGGACCTCAAAGCAGATATCCCCGCGCCGTCACTGGCTGCTATTGGCACCGCTGGTGCCATCGGCACTCCGGCGCCATCAAAACCGGCACCGGCTCGCGCCGAACCCAAGCCGCCGGCAGAAACTGAATCAGCCGTTGCCGTCTCCAAGCCACAGCCTCTGAAACCCACGACTACCCGCCCCAACGCGCCAGCAGACAGGATCAGTGAACAGGCGGAGGAAGAGGATCTTCTGGAAGAGGAAGAAGAGGCACCGCTGACAGCCGACATGATCCTGGCACGCCAGATCTATCACTCGGTGTTGCTGCGCCACACCTTCAAATCCCTGCGCTACCCGCAACGTGCCCAGGAGCGCGGCCAGGAGGGCAGTATCCGCCTGAATGTCACCATCGACCCGAGTGGCAACGTGCTGGATATTGCGACCGTTCAGGAATCCCGCTATTCCACTCTGAACCGGGAAGCCGCTGAAGCGGTACGCCGCGCGGCACCCTATCCGAAAAAACCACCGCAGCTCGGCAAGGATGAATACGAGTTTACGATTCCCATTACATTCAAGCTGCCAGACTGACTTCCTTAAAACCCCGCTTTCGCGGGGTTTTTTATTTCACCACCGGACTCACCTGGCCCGACTTCCCGCCACCTCCCGGTTTACACTCACCGCCACCAGCAGACCGCCCGCCGCAGGCCTGCTTGCCGAAATGCCAGCCCACGCCGTAATATCGGGCCGGAACCTATACCAACCATGAAATAACAAGCCCAAAAGGCCAAGCATGAAAAAGCTTATTCTATCGATCGCTATTGCCGGCGCTATTGCCGGCTGCTCCAAG
The Microbulbifer celer DNA segment above includes these coding regions:
- a CDS encoding TonB family protein encodes the protein MKSTKLVIALLLFATALTAHAAPLLNGLALEQQFNNDQYIAAVYSERLSDDANTLLDNNMPRSLQVRIVADRLSARRFRNQWMEGIAINNPSSILTGQADNMVTFANLFSGRLVAGDQLRVDFAAGSGTTTVSLNDVELGVIEDREFFNTLLRAWIGPVPPSTEFREQLLGAGRVGSGLLATYEALTPAANRVAQVARMVDQREAANEEDSSEPAAEPKPEKESVAAANQPKPDLKADIPAPSLAAIGTAGAIGTPAPSKPAPARAEPKPPAETESAVAVSKPQPLKPTTTRPNAPADRISEQAEEEDLLEEEEEAPLTADMILARQIYHSVLLRHTFKSLRYPQRAQERGQEGSIRLNVTIDPSGNVLDIATVQESRYSTLNREAAEAVRRAAPYPKKPPQLGKDEYEFTIPITFKLPD